The following are from one region of the Pantanalinema sp. genome:
- a CDS encoding chemotaxis protein CheA: MNLDQVLQTFLAECQELCREMESALLVLESEPGNDEAINAIFRAAHTIKGSAGLFGFEDLVAFTHVMENVLDHVREGRLPADGDLIALLLVCGDHISHLITRVGAEPMLDPDARTQQETLIRRLEGHLGAPGHHASVAPKAAEQARPARVNWHVSLRFGSEVFRNGMDPASFIRYLSTLGDIVALTLIDDALPEAAEMDPESCYLGFEITLATGADKETIEGVFEFVRDDCRLTILPPDSRVSDCIAHINALPEGDMRLGEILIQSGALTRHELEEGLRTQQEASPPPLGQILVEHQAVQQPVVDAALQKQKQVAEARSQENNTIRVDAAKLDHLITLIGELVTAGAGTHQLAQRSEVTGLPEAASALSRLVEEVRESALKLRMVQIGATFNRFQRVVRDVSRDLGKDIRLIISGAETELDKSVVEMIGDPLTHLVRNSLDHGIEREDVRLAAGKPGRGHVRLHAFHDSGSIVIEVSDDGKGLDRDRILEKAVERGLVHPGQALSDHEIHQLIFEPGFSTADQVTNLSGRGVGMDVVKRDITRLRGTLELESVPGKGSTFRIRLPLTLAIIDGFLVGVGDAAFVIPLDHVVECLELSPDAKAEADRHYVNLRGTVLPFIRLRETFGIPGAATGRESIVVIQAGGQRSGLVVDALMGEFQTVIKPLGPLFSGLKGIVGSTILGTGEVALILDVPALIHKETHREALASDPRLQAQ, encoded by the coding sequence TTGAACCTGGATCAGGTGCTTCAGACCTTCCTGGCCGAGTGCCAGGAGCTGTGTCGCGAGATGGAGTCGGCCCTGCTCGTCCTCGAGAGCGAGCCCGGGAACGACGAGGCGATCAACGCCATCTTCCGCGCGGCCCACACCATCAAGGGATCCGCGGGGCTCTTCGGCTTCGAGGATCTCGTGGCCTTCACCCACGTGATGGAGAACGTGCTCGACCACGTCCGAGAGGGCAGGCTCCCGGCCGACGGGGACCTGATCGCGCTATTGCTGGTGTGCGGGGACCACATCTCCCACCTGATCACCCGGGTCGGAGCCGAGCCCATGCTCGATCCCGACGCTCGGACCCAGCAAGAGACCCTCATCCGGCGCCTCGAGGGACACCTTGGCGCCCCCGGCCACCATGCGAGCGTCGCGCCGAAAGCCGCCGAGCAGGCACGCCCGGCGCGCGTCAACTGGCACGTGTCGCTGCGCTTCGGCAGCGAGGTCTTCCGCAATGGCATGGACCCGGCCTCGTTCATTCGCTACCTTTCGACCCTCGGCGACATCGTCGCCCTCACCCTGATCGACGACGCCCTCCCAGAGGCGGCCGAGATGGACCCCGAGAGCTGCTACCTCGGCTTCGAGATCACCCTCGCCACCGGAGCGGACAAGGAGACCATCGAGGGCGTCTTCGAGTTCGTCCGCGACGATTGCCGCTTGACCATCCTGCCCCCCGACAGCCGCGTGAGCGACTGCATCGCCCACATCAACGCCCTGCCCGAGGGCGACATGCGGCTCGGCGAGATCCTGATCCAGAGCGGCGCCTTGACCCGCCACGAGCTGGAGGAAGGGCTGCGCACCCAGCAAGAGGCCAGCCCCCCGCCCCTGGGCCAGATCCTGGTCGAGCACCAGGCGGTGCAGCAGCCCGTGGTCGACGCGGCCCTCCAGAAGCAAAAGCAGGTGGCCGAGGCCCGATCCCAGGAGAACAACACCATCCGGGTCGACGCCGCCAAGCTCGACCACCTCATCACCCTGATCGGCGAGCTGGTGACCGCAGGAGCCGGGACCCATCAGCTGGCGCAGCGCTCGGAGGTCACCGGCCTGCCCGAGGCCGCCTCGGCCCTCTCGCGGCTGGTCGAGGAGGTGCGAGAGAGCGCCCTCAAGCTGAGGATGGTCCAGATCGGCGCGACCTTCAACCGCTTCCAGCGGGTGGTCCGGGACGTCAGCCGGGACCTCGGCAAGGACATCCGGCTCATCATCAGCGGCGCGGAGACCGAGCTGGACAAGTCGGTGGTCGAGATGATCGGCGACCCCTTGACCCACCTGGTCCGCAACTCGCTCGATCACGGCATCGAGCGCGAGGACGTCCGGCTCGCCGCGGGCAAGCCCGGCAGGGGCCACGTCAGGCTCCACGCCTTCCACGACTCGGGCTCGATCGTGATCGAGGTCTCCGACGACGGCAAGGGGCTCGATCGGGACCGCATCCTGGAAAAGGCCGTCGAGCGCGGCCTGGTCCACCCTGGCCAGGCGCTGAGCGACCACGAGATCCACCAGCTGATCTTCGAGCCGGGCTTCTCGACGGCCGATCAGGTGACCAACCTGTCGGGGCGCGGCGTGGGCATGGACGTCGTGAAGCGCGACATCACCCGCCTGCGCGGGACCCTCGAGCTCGAGAGCGTGCCAGGCAAGGGCTCGACCTTCCGGATCCGGCTTCCCCTCACCCTGGCCATCATCGACGGCTTCCTGGTGGGGGTCGGGGACGCGGCCTTCGTCATCCCCCTGGACCACGTGGTGGAGTGCCTGGAGCTCTCGCCCGACGCCAAGGCGGAGGCCGATCGTCACTACGTCAACCTGCGCGGCACCGTGCTGCCGTTCATCCGCCTCCGGGAGACCTTCGGAATCCCGGGGGCCGCCACCGGCCGAGAGAGCATCGTCGTGATCCAGGCGGGTGGCCAGCGCTCCGGCCTGGTCGTCGACGCCCTGATGGGCGAGTTCCAGACCGTCATCAAGCCCCTGGGTCCCCTCTTTTCCGGCCTCAAGGGCATCGTCGGCTCCACCATCCTCGGCACGGGCGAGGTCGCCCTGATCCTCGACGTCCCGGCCCTGATCCACAAGGAAACCCACCGCGAGGCGCTCGCCTCTGATCCCCGCCTTCAAGCCCAGTAG
- a CDS encoding STAS domain-containing protein: MPIAIQPREADGLIALDGDLTIYTALELKDQLLAPLSTFDALELDLSGVTEIDSAGAQLILLVRKEAARMGKTVRLGPTSPTVHDLLDLYGIRANHEEAHA; the protein is encoded by the coding sequence ATGCCCATCGCCATTCAACCCCGCGAGGCGGACGGCCTGATCGCCCTGGACGGGGACCTGACGATCTACACCGCCCTCGAGCTCAAGGACCAGCTGCTCGCCCCGCTCTCGACCTTCGACGCGCTCGAGCTGGACCTTTCGGGCGTCACCGAGATCGACTCCGCCGGGGCGCAGCTCATCCTGCTGGTGCGCAAGGAAGCCGCGCGCATGGGCAAGACCGTTCGCCTGGGACCGACGAGCCCCACGGTGCATGACCTCCTGGATCTCTACGGGATCCGGGCCAATCACGAGGAGGCACACGCTTGA
- a CDS encoding response regulator, translating into MAKTILIVDDSATLRQVVSMALKGAGYEVVEACDGQDALDKLAGLKVHLIISDVNMPRMDGITFVKEAKKQPALKFVPIIMLTTEGQDSKKAEGQAAGAKAWVLKPFQPQQMLAAVQKLILP; encoded by the coding sequence ATGGCAAAGACCATCCTCATCGTCGACGACTCTGCCACCCTGCGCCAGGTGGTGAGCATGGCCCTCAAGGGGGCGGGATACGAGGTCGTCGAGGCCTGCGACGGCCAGGACGCCCTCGACAAGCTCGCGGGTCTCAAGGTGCACCTGATCATCTCCGACGTGAACATGCCGCGGATGGACGGCATCACCTTCGTCAAGGAGGCCAAGAAGCAACCCGCCCTCAAGTTCGTCCCCATCATCATGCTGACCACCGAGGGCCAGGACTCGAAGAAGGCGGAAGGCCAGGCCGCCGGCGCCAAGGCCTGGGTCCTCAAGCCCTTCCAGCCGCAGCAGATGCTCGCGGCCGTCCAGAAGCTCATCTTGCCCTAG
- a CDS encoding methyl-accepting chemotaxis protein — MLAEHPMPRLASATWRFSLALAALGALSVLAGAGLSVRALVAAIALLAAAAGATAWWNARQASIVVAWLSEAQARQEMLLRGAISQDLLARLDAMCETSVVEALRLVEDKLASQVALPSAVEEVVCLPVIEAAVPAASDAFEVVDSFRGVLPIWARHIETACDQSEEAILSLNVRFSNLIGRLEAAVAASHASEPGQTSENGMLRVLQQSESELSAIVASLKDAMSVRDTMLGSIATLAGYTDELREMSEAVEDIAEQTNLLALNAAIEAARAGEHGRGFAVVADEVRKLSSRSKDTGSSINQKVGIIRKAMLDAQGQAARFVAQDAASVARSEQTIHEVLARFSGLTGRLVESSEELKRESAGIRDEIAAMMVSLQFQDRVSQILGHTRAGLNDLSGLLERPDARDLAAWLRSTEATYTTQEQRINHSGQAFAAQSDTEITFF; from the coding sequence ATGCTAGCCGAACACCCCATGCCTCGCCTCGCCAGCGCGACCTGGCGCTTCTCCCTTGCCCTCGCCGCGCTCGGCGCCCTCTCGGTGCTCGCCGGCGCGGGGCTGAGCGTCCGCGCGCTGGTGGCGGCGATCGCCCTCCTCGCGGCAGCCGCCGGCGCCACCGCCTGGTGGAACGCGCGGCAGGCCTCGATCGTGGTCGCCTGGCTCTCCGAGGCCCAGGCGCGCCAGGAAATGCTCCTGCGCGGCGCGATCTCCCAGGACCTGCTCGCTCGCCTCGACGCGATGTGCGAGACCTCGGTCGTCGAGGCCCTGCGCCTGGTGGAGGACAAGCTCGCGAGCCAGGTGGCTCTCCCGAGCGCCGTCGAGGAGGTCGTCTGCCTTCCCGTGATCGAGGCGGCCGTGCCCGCCGCGTCCGACGCCTTCGAGGTGGTCGATTCCTTCCGGGGGGTCCTGCCCATCTGGGCGCGCCACATCGAGACGGCCTGCGACCAGTCCGAGGAGGCCATCCTTTCCCTGAACGTTCGCTTCTCGAACCTCATCGGGCGCCTCGAGGCCGCGGTCGCCGCCTCGCACGCCTCCGAGCCTGGGCAGACGAGCGAGAACGGCATGCTGCGCGTGCTGCAGCAGAGCGAGTCCGAGCTCAGCGCGATCGTCGCCTCCCTCAAGGACGCCATGTCCGTCCGGGACACGATGCTGGGCAGCATCGCCACGCTGGCGGGCTACACCGACGAGCTGCGCGAGATGTCCGAGGCGGTCGAGGACATCGCCGAGCAGACCAACCTCTTGGCCCTCAACGCCGCCATCGAGGCCGCCCGCGCCGGCGAGCACGGCCGCGGCTTCGCGGTGGTCGCCGACGAGGTCCGCAAGCTCTCGTCGCGCTCGAAGGACACCGGCAGCAGCATCAACCAGAAGGTCGGCATCATCCGCAAGGCCATGCTCGACGCGCAGGGCCAGGCCGCGCGCTTCGTCGCCCAGGACGCGGCGAGCGTCGCGCGCTCGGAGCAGACCATCCACGAGGTGCTCGCGCGCTTCAGCGGCCTGACCGGCCGCCTCGTCGAATCGTCCGAAGAGCTCAAGCGCGAGAGCGCGGGCATCCGCGACGAGATCGCCGCCATGATGGTCTCGCTCCAGTTCCAGGACCGCGTCAGCCAGATCCTCGGCCACACCCGCGCGGGCCTGAACGACCTCTCCGGGCTGCTCGAGCGCCCGGACGCCCGTGACCTCGCCGCCTGGCTGCGCAGCACCGAGGCCACCTACACCACCCAGGAGCAGCGCATCAACCATTCAGGGCAGGCCTTCGCAGCCCAGTCCGACACCGAGATCACCTTCTTCTAG
- a CDS encoding EAL domain-containing protein — translation MHQPDDASLRETLSRLPWEALLEATPDAVLIVDRQGLIIWCNRHAEQMFRYQEGELVGRPVEVLVPAASRKNHRGHRTKYQAAPYRRGMGDSQDQTAICKDLHELTVEISMSPLKMDDTQLIVATVRDVSQRRLTERTLFSMAYTDRLTGLGNKPFLLDRLDEAIRVAQHFKRPAAVVLTDLDLFKRINDSLGYAAGDSILQEVARRLALRFPEPITLARLGSDSFGLVLDDPGDATAAATTAQSLLALFEEPFRLGEQEVFLTPSIGISLFPEDASDAETLLQHAETAMYRAKDERNSYAFYARDTSRSIATRLTLESNLRKAIENNELVIHYQPQIRLSDARIVGAEALIRWNHPQLGMISPAQFIPLAEETGLIVPITEWVLETACRQALAWQKDGLPTIRMGINLSARHLKHDQLVSNVAEVLARTGLSPELLDLELTESLLMENLSKAASMLEELHARGVHLSIDDFGTGYSSLNYLKRLPIHALKIDRSFIHDLTTDRSSAAIVRAIVDLAHHLGMHVVAEGVEDVTQRDLLLELRCDEVQGFFYSRPVPADAFQDLLRTAPFLVNPAIAG, via the coding sequence ATGCACCAACCGGATGATGCCTCGCTCCGGGAAACCCTCTCGCGCCTCCCATGGGAGGCGCTCCTCGAGGCGACCCCTGACGCCGTCCTGATCGTCGATCGGCAGGGGCTCATCATCTGGTGCAACCGGCATGCCGAGCAGATGTTCAGGTACCAGGAGGGCGAGCTCGTGGGCCGGCCCGTGGAGGTGCTCGTCCCCGCGGCCTCCCGAAAGAACCACCGGGGCCACCGCACCAAGTACCAGGCCGCCCCGTATCGCCGGGGCATGGGCGACAGCCAGGACCAGACGGCCATCTGCAAGGACCTTCACGAGCTGACCGTCGAGATCAGCATGAGCCCGTTGAAGATGGACGACACCCAGCTGATCGTCGCCACGGTGCGAGACGTGAGCCAGCGCCGGCTGACCGAGCGGACCCTCTTCTCGATGGCCTACACGGATCGGCTGACGGGGCTTGGCAACAAACCCTTCCTGCTGGATCGCCTCGACGAGGCCATTCGCGTCGCCCAGCACTTCAAGCGCCCGGCCGCGGTCGTGCTGACGGATCTCGACCTCTTCAAGCGGATCAACGATTCGCTCGGCTACGCGGCGGGCGACTCCATCCTCCAGGAGGTCGCCAGGCGCCTGGCGCTTCGCTTCCCCGAGCCCATCACCCTGGCGCGCCTCGGCTCCGATTCGTTCGGCCTCGTGCTCGACGATCCGGGCGACGCCACCGCGGCGGCGACGACCGCACAGAGCCTGCTCGCCCTGTTCGAAGAGCCGTTTCGCCTGGGCGAGCAGGAGGTCTTCCTGACCCCCAGCATCGGGATCAGCCTCTTCCCCGAGGACGCAAGCGATGCGGAGACCCTGCTCCAGCACGCGGAAACCGCCATGTACCGGGCCAAGGACGAGCGCAACAGCTACGCCTTCTACGCCCGCGACACCTCCAGGTCGATCGCCACGCGCCTGACGCTCGAGAGCAACCTGCGAAAGGCCATCGAGAACAACGAGCTGGTCATCCACTACCAGCCCCAGATCCGGCTGAGCGACGCTCGGATCGTGGGCGCCGAGGCGCTGATCCGCTGGAACCACCCTCAGCTCGGCATGATCAGCCCGGCCCAGTTCATCCCGCTCGCCGAGGAGACGGGCCTGATCGTGCCGATCACCGAGTGGGTGCTCGAGACGGCCTGCCGCCAGGCGCTCGCGTGGCAAAAGGACGGCCTGCCGACCATCCGCATGGGGATCAACCTCTCGGCGCGCCACCTCAAGCACGACCAGCTGGTGTCGAACGTCGCGGAGGTGCTCGCTCGGACGGGCCTGAGCCCCGAGCTGCTGGACCTCGAGCTGACGGAGTCCCTGCTGATGGAGAACCTCTCCAAGGCCGCATCCATGCTCGAGGAGCTGCACGCGCGCGGGGTTCACCTGTCCATCGACGACTTCGGCACGGGCTACTCGTCGCTCAACTACCTCAAGCGCCTCCCGATCCACGCCCTGAAGATCGATCGATCCTTCATCCACGACCTGACCACCGATCGCAGCTCCGCGGCCATCGTCCGCGCGATCGTCGATCTGGCCCACCACCTGGGCATGCACGTCGTCGCCGAGGGCGTCGAGGACGTCACCCAGCGCGACCTGCTCCTCGAGCTGCGCTGCGACGAGGTCCAGGGCTTCTTCTACAGCCGTCCCGTGCCGGCGGACGCCTTCCAGGACCTCCTGCGAACGGCGCCGTTCCTGGTGAACCCGGCGATCGCCGGTTAA
- a CDS encoding ATP-binding protein gives MTTQREQTNSRCRLQYAVGMALLESRSHRDTVPAILRAICETMGWCLGEAWLLDPTGEGLRLIEAWHEDSAALARFVSFGRQLFLSKGAGLPGLVWQEQRVCWLPSLSDASLFPRSEAAATAGLRIAIGFPLRDQGRFVGVAFFADSQITPPDGELLASLEALGALVGQSLLFNQAIAELDQSEKSLRMIFDSSPFGMALMDSQSRLLKVNPALAEMAGYEGPELGGMTLESLTHPDDRDRSARIFRELLAGDRSSIREEKRYLGKGGKDIWTHVSATLLPERVGAPRVVLAMIEDITARKRTEAKLAHKREALERANQALRDQNRHFEAEVRRRTHELAEANLRLQEQATLARQSDALKTQFLNTLSHEFKTPLTIITGSVELLTEGLFGAIAPEQRESLNRIRWSAQSLQHMVSDLLDMSQIQAGSLMLLRRPIELEATVQQALSLLAPQAGEKEIRVGMAFEPDLPLVVADDQRIIQVLLNLVGNAIKFTPVRGRIDLRVWREPDRVVCEVADTGIGIGPEDHDRLFEPFVQLKAGQEKRGTGLGLGICKALVEAHGGTIGVESTLGSGSRFWFALPL, from the coding sequence ATGACGACACAGCGCGAGCAAACCAATAGCCGATGCCGCCTGCAATACGCGGTGGGCATGGCGCTGCTCGAGTCGCGGTCGCATCGCGACACCGTGCCCGCCATCCTGCGGGCCATCTGCGAGACCATGGGATGGTGCCTCGGCGAAGCCTGGTTGCTGGATCCCACCGGCGAGGGCCTGCGCCTGATCGAGGCGTGGCACGAGGACTCCGCGGCGCTTGCGCGCTTCGTCTCGTTCGGCCGGCAACTCTTCCTCTCCAAGGGGGCGGGATTGCCCGGCCTCGTCTGGCAGGAGCAGCGGGTGTGCTGGCTGCCTTCGCTTTCCGACGCGAGCCTGTTTCCGCGCAGCGAGGCGGCTGCCACCGCGGGGCTGCGGATCGCCATCGGCTTCCCCCTGCGCGACCAGGGCCGCTTCGTCGGGGTCGCGTTCTTCGCCGATTCACAGATCACGCCCCCGGACGGCGAACTCCTGGCCAGCCTGGAGGCGCTGGGGGCCCTCGTCGGGCAATCGCTGTTGTTCAACCAGGCCATCGCCGAGCTGGATCAGAGCGAGAAGAGCCTGCGAATGATCTTCGATTCGAGCCCCTTCGGCATGGCGCTCATGGATTCGCAGAGCCGCCTCTTGAAGGTCAATCCGGCGCTCGCCGAGATGGCCGGCTACGAAGGCCCCGAGCTGGGGGGAATGACCCTCGAGAGCCTGACCCACCCGGACGACCGGGACAGGAGCGCGCGCATTTTTCGCGAGCTCCTCGCGGGGGATCGCTCCTCCATCCGGGAGGAAAAGCGCTACCTGGGCAAGGGCGGGAAGGACATCTGGACGCACGTGAGCGCGACCCTTCTGCCGGAGCGGGTCGGCGCGCCGCGCGTCGTGCTGGCGATGATCGAGGACATCACGGCCCGCAAGCGCACCGAAGCGAAGCTCGCGCACAAGCGCGAGGCCCTGGAACGCGCCAACCAGGCCCTGCGCGATCAGAACCGCCACTTCGAGGCCGAGGTTCGACGCCGGACCCATGAGCTCGCGGAAGCCAACCTGCGCCTGCAAGAGCAGGCCACCCTGGCGCGACAGAGCGACGCGCTCAAGACCCAGTTCCTCAACACCCTCTCCCACGAGTTCAAGACGCCGCTGACGATCATCACCGGCTCCGTCGAGCTGCTCACCGAGGGCCTGTTCGGGGCGATCGCCCCGGAGCAGCGCGAATCCCTCAACCGCATCCGCTGGAGCGCCCAGTCGCTGCAGCACATGGTCAGCGACCTGCTGGACATGAGCCAGATCCAGGCGGGCAGCCTCATGCTTCTCAGGCGCCCGATCGAGCTGGAAGCCACCGTCCAGCAGGCCCTGTCCCTGCTCGCCCCGCAGGCAGGCGAGAAGGAGATCCGGGTCGGGATGGCGTTCGAGCCGGACCTGCCCCTGGTGGTGGCCGACGACCAGCGCATCATCCAGGTGTTGCTCAACCTCGTCGGCAACGCCATCAAGTTCACTCCGGTCCGGGGGCGGATCGACCTGCGGGTGTGGCGCGAACCGGACCGGGTGGTCTGCGAGGTCGCGGACACCGGGATCGGCATCGGCCCCGAGGACCATGACCGGCTGTTCGAGCCCTTCGTTCAGCTGAAGGCCGGCCAGGAAAAGCGAGGAACCGGGCTGGGCCTGGGGATCTGCAAGGCGCTGGTCGAGGCGCACGGAGGCACCATCGGCGTGGAGAGCACGCTGGGAAGCGGCAGCCGCTTCTGGTTCGCGCTCCCGCTCTAG